The segment aggtcccctggaggagggcatggcaacccactccagtattcttgcctggaaaatcccacggaccgaggagcctggtgggctacagtccatggagtcacaaagagttgaacacaactgaacacaaCATGACTTAGCTTGCAGAAGTGTTTTAATCCCAAGATCCTAATTTAGCCCTCCATCCAGGAGTCTTGCTTTGATTTTTTAAGATGAAGCTGAATTTTGGACATATAAGTGGAGATGTTAAGTGGGTAGTTGGTAGTATGAGTTTAGAGTTCAAGGGAGAGATTCTAGCTGAAGATAAAAATTTGGGAGCATATGCATAGTAGTTAAAACCTTAAGACAATGAGATCATCAAGGGAGTGAGTGTAGACAAAAGGGGTCAACTTCCAGGGCCTGGAACCCCCTACCACTGACGGATCAGGGAGATGAAGAGGGATCAAGGAAGGTGACAGCTGTCAGGTGTTGTGATGGTACCCTCTATAATGGCAAAAAAGTGAGAGGATACAGGACCTGTGTGTGGAAGGTGTTAAAGCACCAACTCCCCAGTCGTTGGTTTAAATGATCcagggaaggagggggtggggctggagaccAGGGCGGTGGGTTTGTAACGGTGTCTGACCATACACCGAGAATGTGCTTCATGCTTCACCTATTTCAGTCTTTTCTCAGCCAAGTGACCTTTGCGGTGATCCTGGTTTAGTGTTAACTCTGGACAAACCTCCCAGCTCGGGGTGGCTCATACTCTTTCAAGGAGCCCACTCGGCCTTCATGCTCCTGGTGTGACCAAATCCATGCCCCAGGGATCGCAGATCTTGGGTGGAGGGCACTTTAGTCACCGGGCAAGGGAGAAAGCTGTGGGACCTAGGAAGTAAACAAGGGCATGGTAGGAGTGGGAGTAGAGGGGGGTTGGGGATTGTGGAGAGGAGCTCCattgctgctgctatgtcacttcagtcgtatccgactctgtgcgaccccatagaccgcagcccaccaggctccgccgtccctgggattctccaggcaagaacactggagtgggttgccatttccttcttcaatgcaggaaagcgaaaagtgaaagtgaagtcgctcagtcgtgtccgaccctcagcgaccccatggactgcagccttccaggctcctccgtccatgggattttccaggcaagagtactggagtgggatgccattgccttctccgggagctCCATtagatacttaataaatgtttgctgaatggatGAATGTGCATATGTGGCTGAGCGTGACTGGTGTGCCtgtcccgtgtgtgtgtgtgtgtgcgcggggGCGCACACGCGCTGGGGTTCAGTCTTCACTTCTGCTTGCCCGATGTGTCTCCCTTCCCAGGCCTGCAGAGGGCGCTCCAGCCTGGGAAGGGAGGCTCTGGAGGGAGCGCCGCTGATGCTCTAGCAAGGGCGGGGTGCGGCCGCGACCCGGTGGGCTCCTCAGAGAGATTGGGAAGGGCGCTGGGCCCAAAGTCCGGGGGCCTGGCACGGCTTCTGGTGCTGTCCCCTCTCCAGGCCCCCGCTGGTCCCCGAGGCCAGGGGTCCCGGCGCGCGGTCGGAAGGTTGCGGAAAGGAGACTCGGGCTGTGCGCGGGACCTGCAGCCCGGGGGACCTTGGGTCAGAGggaacctgggaagccccccggGAGGGGGTTACCCCGGGCTGAGCACAGCGGCCGTCTGGCCAAATCTTCGCCACTCGGGCCACTGAACTCGCAGGTACCGGGCGGGGCAGACCGGGGCGCGTGGGCAGCGGGAGACGAGTGTTGGTGAGTGTCTGCCCCACCCCAAATATTCCCGACTTATCCCGAGTCCAGCCTCAACGTGGAGGACATGGTCATGTTTGTCTTAAAGCTTAAAGGCTGAAGAAAGTTCACTATGTCTCCGGGACTTCCTTCGCAGCATAAATAACCCGCACCACGTAATTACTGAACTCTGAGAAGGGTTTCTTTCTTTAACGGAGGTTTTCTGAGCGCCTCTGTGCGGGGCTCAGTGCTCCGTGCCGGAGGATGAAGTGGTTTCACCCGGACAAGGGCGGAAAAACGAGTTAGTCCTGCTCATCAGTGCACACAGGAATTTCTGGCCTAGCATGAGACAATttgaggaaaataatttaaaatatgatcccagaaagatgaaggaaaagagaACAGTTGAATGTTATTCAACTCACAAGCCTGTTTGCCTTTAGAGGACCAAGGACCGCGGCGACGATGCTGCCTCCTGGTGGCGGAGTCGGGCAATAAAGCCGAATGGAGTTTGACATCGGTTGtggggtattcagttcagttcagtcgctcagtcgtgtccggctgtttgcgaccccatgaaccgcagcacgccaggcctccctgttcatcaccaactcccggagtccacccaaacccatgtccatcgagtcagtgatgccatccaaccatctcatcctctgtcttccccttctcctcctgccctcaatctttcccagcatcagggtcttttcaaatgagtcagcttttcgcatcagggggccgaagtattggagtttcagcttcaacatcagtcctaccaatgaacacccaggactgatctcctttaggatggactgggtggatctccttacagtccaagggacttgcgagagtcttctccaacaccacagttcaaaagcatcaattctttggctctttctttgtagtccaactctcacatccatacatgaccactgcaaaaaccatagccttgactagacggacctttgttggcaaagtaatgtctctgctttttaatatgctgtctaggttggtcataactttccttccaaggagtaagcgtcttttaatttcatggctacaatcaccttctgcagtgattttggagctcagaaaaataaagtcagccactatttccactgtttccccaactatttgtgGGGTATTATGAACTGAAGTTGGTGCCTGCTGCTCAGGTAAATCACAGGTGGAGTTCATTTAATATTAGAGTAAAATTTATTATTAGCACAATCCATGTCTGTAAAGCAAAAGTCTTCAAGAACATGTCAGTAGAGTTTCCCTGGGGAGTTTTGATTTGCCACCAGCTGGGAAATGGATatcttgaagaaaataaagttttcagCTTCTTGACATAGCTAGCACAATTTCTGTAGGGGAACTGCAGAATAACCGTTACTAGGAGGATTCCAAATATAggcattagaaaaatatttggcAATTTCAGCATCCATAAAAATGGTAATTCACTGGTCAAGACTGAtaccaaagaaaagaaaccctgatttttttttttttaaacaaaacagcaTTACTTTGTCCCCAAACACTAGAAGAAATAACACTCAGATGTGGGAAAGGAAAAGAACTTCACAAAAGAGGTCAGTGGAAGCTGAAGACATTTAGTCACATGTAAATGATTAAAGCTAGGAGACAAATTACTTTTGAGCTTTCATAAATATCAAGTATAGGTCCAGTTTCGCTGACCTTCCTATGCCTTAAAGCAGGATAGGAGGTGCCAAGTATGTCAGTTGTGCTGTGCTGGTAGCTCCATAATaccccatttttaatttttaaaaggaagaagtcAAAAGAAAGTTCCTGTCATTGGTAATCATGTCCCTCTAAAGGCTGTGTTGATAAGTAAAGACTAAAGTGGTGGCTAGCTAAAGTGTGGCCCAGGTACCATGGAGGGAGGCGGGTGTCAGAAATCTGGTTGCTTAATTTGGCATTCGTTTCTGAGGTTAAGACATTTTTATTAGCTGTAATTCTGGGAAGTCTTACTTGCCCCGTCCATCTTTTACATTTGTGTCAAAGGGGCCCTTAAAGATTTACAAAGGAGTGAACCAGGGGAAGCGGAAAGTTTAAGGTTTTGAGGCAACACTGACAAGGAACTGGCCCACCATTTCgtaagtgtgtgtgtggttgcGTTATCATTTCATGGAAGAGATAGTGCTaaacaatcatttaaaaacatgGTATTATTAATTTTCTGGATAACAGTGAGGATGATTTATTGTTAGACAATTGTAATTGTCTGTTAAGGGAAAACCAGGATTCTGGGGATTACAATGAGTTTTCGTGTTTATGGGATGATGGTTTTATACATTTTGGGGATGACTGGTGTttagaattttttccttttcacatttCTAGTAAAAGCCATTGATTGTCTTAATATTGAACACTGGCACACTGTACTAGtattcagtaaaatatttttactgtatGCATGAGCATAAATTTGGAAATCCTCcaaatttataatttcattttatgctttgtacttatttttttttttactgagatgTTTGCTTATTTAAGCAGCAATCTTCTGGAAAGTTTCTTTTGTCTCCCCTCTCATTTATATTGTTGTGATTTGATGCctttataaacatatacacacaccagaAACGTTTACTATAGTTTTAGTTGGGACTCAGGAAGGAGTGAAAATAAATGCATGTGTTTAATTTGCTATCTTTACCCTGAATTCCTACTTGTTTTTGAATTCAGTGGTATTGATCTTTCCCCCTTATAGTTTGTGTTTTATGGCTTtatgtttaaaaagttttttctacCACAAGTTTataaacacatttatattttcttttataacatatattttaaacattaggtctttaatcctgtgataaaatgtttgaaaaatattgaGGCTGTGATAATGGGAAAGTAgaggtattttaaaaaaggaagagcaattagaatcttaaaaaaaaaggctgagtgacAAAAGGAGAGTAAGCAAAGTATGCTACTTTTCTCTGCAATGAACAACATTTACATGGTCATTATAACGTAAATTCTGATCATTGCCTAATTGTAGTTATTGTtcagtcctcagttgtgtccagctctgtgaccctgtggactgcagcacaccaggcttttctgtctttcaccatttcctggagcttgctcaaactcatgtgcattgagtcagttatgccatccaaccatctcgtcctctgttgttcccttctcctcattCCTTCAGCCTtttccagcataagggtcttttccaatgagtcggtcttcgcatcaggtggccaaagtattggagcttcagtttcagcatcagtccttctaatgaatattcaggattgatttcctttaggattgactgatctaatctccttgcagtccaagggactctcaagagtcttctccaacaccacagttcaaagtatcaatttttcagcgctcagccttcgttatggtccaactcatacagccatacatgaccactgtatgGTGGTGTAGGTGTTTTTAGAGGATACAGTGACAGGGGAAGAGGGTTAGTAAGAGAGCTAAATCTTCACTTTTTATAATAGGAAGCCAActgataactttaaaaataagtaaattaaaaaaaaaacagaggtatGAAAAAGCATTTAGACATATGGCACTAACTCCTAGAAGAAGTAGCTTAAGAGTTAAAAGTTGCAGGAAATTGTTGTTCAGAATAAGTGCTTTGGtactttctgattttattaaCCATGAGTATGTATTATTTGGTTTTTTTGAATGATACATCttatagaaagaagaaagaacaggaTAGTATTGTCAAAGATGAAGGCAGAAAAGGAGAGTAGGGACTCATTCTCTGATGAGATAAATATTATATTGCATGCCTATTCAGGGCAGGGCTTGAGGCAAATACCAGGTATGCAATGTGGTAGGATAATTTAGTGAAATATGAAGCtttgttttgcctgtgtttttctttttttctctttttgctgatcattttcttttctctttagagCAAGTGAGGATTTTGGTAGGGCTGAGAGTATCAGCACCTTGATGTCAGAATCCCTTTTACCTTTGTAAAAGTCTAGAGTAAACCTGGGAAGAGGTTTCACCTTGGAGGGACTGAGAAAAGGGAGGGTTTTGGAGAGAATTCCTTAAGACTGTGGAGGGGATTGATGTGTATGTCTAGCCACTGTGGGCAGTGGGCTCTAGTCCCTGACTGGGATGAAGCGAGTGGTAGGACCTGAGTAGATGGCTCTGGGGGTGTCTGGGGAAGCCAGGACCAAGTCCAGAGGCTCTCACAGCTGAACTCCTGTGGCTCAAATGTGGCACAGAGCTATGAGTTGGAGAGTCCAAGACTCAGGGAGTTGTACCTGCTGGGAACACAGGGGTCACGGCATTCACTGGTGAGACAAATTCCCTGATGGGAGGGTGTCAGGGGCATGTAGGAAGCCTCCCCTGTGCCTTGCTATTTCTTTGACCTTTGCACAGCCCTTGGCAGATGGGATCCTAAGAGTGCCAGCCCTCCAGTGCAGGGCCTTGGAGTAGGTTCATTGGAAGAACATTTTATATTGTgtctttggccatgccatgcggcttgcaggatcttagttccccaaccagggatgaaccTGGGCCCTAGAAGTGCTGAGTTctaaccaatggactgccagggaattcctgaaagAGCATTTTAAAGTGCAGTAACTCTTGCACATCTGAGTTTATAGACTAAGATCACACCTGCTGCATGATGATAGGTAGGGAGCAGCCCCTGTCTTCACTGGCCTCAGGAGGAGCAGACAGCAAATATTTTCATGACTTGATAATAAGCGGTTAAGTGCTCTGGCATGCTCAGGCCCCAGAGGAAGAACAAGGGGATGCAGCAGACACCTCTAGCTCCTTGCCCCCCTCCCAGGAACTGTCCCCTCCTTTCTCACTTGTCCTGGCCCCATCTAAtggtctctctcccctcccttacCTAAGGGTGAAGTGGGGAATTGAGGGGGTCTCTGCTCTGGGAAGGGAGAGGTATAGGAGAGCCAGGCTGGAGTCTTCTTGTAGAAGAGACTAATTTACATCTGATTTCTGGGGTTCCAAATACCTGTCACTGGAGACTCATTCCATGGGCTCAAGAGGTTAAAGTGGCTAAAGTACCCTGGACCCCAGctagggaagaaaggagaaaagaagggatGAAGAGGATGCATTCCTAGCTGGAAGGAAGCTGAGGCAGGACTTGAGAGCCCAGGTAGGAACAGAGAGCACACAGCCCCATCGGGCAAGGAGGAGAGGCCATGCACCCCCCTTCACTGGTCAGGGTGGAAGGGAATCCTCTGGGGTCTTTGGGAGGAGATGGGAACTCTTGGTAGGGCAGGTTCCAGTAGAACTTGTGTTTGCCTGTTTTACAGGTGGGCTcaggctcccacctccctccagtaTGCCAAAAGACAAGGGTGGACAGCCTCTGGTGAAGCTGAGAGTGAGAGTGCTGGGCGGAAGCAGAGTAAGTGGTGTCTTCAGGGTCTCAGAGGCCTGCAGAACCATTGAGGATGTGTGTCCCGGAGCCACCATCTCTCCATGGGCTGGGATTTCTCCTAGACCCGGAGAAGCCCAACTCCCACCCTGCCAGTCAGCTTCTCTTTTACTGCAGGTAAAAGAGGTGCCTGCAGGTCTGGGCACCTGGGAAGCAAGGAAAGTCTTGTGGTGGGTGAGAACATAGAATTTTTCCAGCCTGAGCTCCTGATTGGGACCCTAGAGTGTGTGACTCCCCCCTGTGGTGACAATGGCTTCTCTGCggacacaaacacacagaaacagaaacatggGAAGAAGGCCAGAATGGCTGTTTATTCAATTGGGTGTAAGTCatatttacaaaggaaaaaagagctgGGTAGTGTGTAGTGTGGAGCAGGGTCAGGTCCAGGACCCTGGGTGACCTTTCCTTGGAGGGGCAGGCCTGCTGCCACCTCTCACACTGCCCAGGGGACATGCCCTTCTCTGCCTGTCTAGGCCTGGCCTGATGTGGGCAGTGCAGCCGTGCAGGGTAGGGTGGGAATACAGAAGGGGTGGTTGAAGCTGGAGAAGGGGTGAGGCAAGGCCAGCATGAAGTGGCTGCTCTGGGGCCCCTGGGTCCTCCCTCTCTCCTAGCCTCTCTTGTCCCTTTGGTTGGGGCTCCAAGCCCTGGTGAGACTGGTGGGGACCTCCTGGGCTCCGGCCTGGTCACTGGGCTATGGCCCTTTTGAGGTCTCAGTCCTGGGAGGGCAGAAGAGGGGTTTGAGCATGATCGAGGCTCTCCTTCACCTCCCTCCCCCTGTCCCTTTAGCTCCCTTACCTCTTACAGCCTTTGGAACCCTTTCCCTTCTTGCCAGACTTGGGGGCCCCCTTGTCCTTCTTACAGTCCTGGACTGGTTTCCGTGGGGCTGATGGCTTGTCCAGACGCCGCATCAGGTTCTGCACCCAGGCCTCTTTAGGGTCTGCACATAGCTCTGGCTGAGAGCGTTTCCGAGGCGAGAACCTAGGGTTCGGGGGTTAGCAAGCCTGTCCTAGTCTTGCCCATCATGCCCTCCCACTCAGCTGCCAGCCTGCACCCACCCTGTGTATCTACTTACAGGATAGCTGGCATAGCGCAACTCAGGGTTGGGTCCTGCTTCCGGTAGCCGCGGACAATGTTGGCGGGAATCTTCTTTCGGCTGTACCTGAGGCAACAGTCCTGTGCCCCTCCATCATTGCCTGTGGGTGGGGTTCGCAGGGAGTGAGAGGCTGCTTGTAGACTCCTACCCAGGCCTCTCTAGCTCTCCCCCGATCCTGTCCTCCTCCCCCTACCCCCGCAGGCAGCTCCTTGATACCTTGGACCTGGAGGATGCAGAAGGCCAGGACCAGGGCAAGGATGCTCAGGACCAGTGACTGAGCCATGGCCACGGCAGAACTCAGGCgaggtgggcagtttcagtctgGGGGTCCGTGTGTGGACTACGACTGGTGTGCTGCCTATTTATGTAGGCGGACACTTTCGCTTCCCCCATCCCTAGGCACTcagtccaggcaagagtaggaatctccctccttccttcctgaaaGACACCCAGATCCTGTCCTGGCACCCAGCCTCACTAGTATGCGGAAATGAAAACTTCACACAGCTAGTCAGTCCCCAAGCCGACCCTGTCTCCTGCTCAATAAAAGTTGAATCTGAAAGGCCCGCCTTCTAGCCCCAGCCCCTGTCTTGATGGAGGACTTAACACCTCTCCTCTGGAACACTGTGACTGCCTCTTCAGTTCACTCCAGGCTCCATGTTCTTCCATTCCTTCAAGCAGACTGAGGACTGTTACTAAAATACAAATCTGATTAATGAATTGTAAGAGTTCTGTGTACATTCTGGATAATAGCCCCTTATcaaatacatgatttgcaaattttccttccattctgtgggttgttttttaaCTCTCTTGATatcttgatagtgtcctttgatgcacaaaaattttaaattcagttggtctaatttttcttctgttgt is part of the Bubalus kerabau isolate K-KA32 ecotype Philippines breed swamp buffalo chromosome 4, PCC_UOA_SB_1v2, whole genome shotgun sequence genome and harbors:
- the CCL21 gene encoding C-C motif chemokine 21 — protein: MAQSLVLSILALVLAFCILQVQGNDGGAQDCCLRYSRKKIPANIVRGYRKQDPTLSCAMPAILFSPRKRSQPELCADPKEAWVQNLMRRLDKPSAPRKPVQDCKKDKGAPKSGKKGKGSKGCKRTETSKGP